One window of the Halobacillus litoralis genome contains the following:
- the pheT gene encoding phenylalanine--tRNA ligase subunit beta, whose translation MLVSLNWLQEYIDVSNYSPEELAEIITKTGIEVESVEPVADTVTGVVVGQVRSCEQHPNADKLNLCQVDIGEQTLQIVCGAPNVAQGQKVPVATPGAVLPGDFKIKKTKLRGEESNGMICSLQELGVDEKDVPKEFTDGIFVFPEDVEVGADAVSLLNLDDLIIELGLTPNRSDALSMAGVAYEVAAAIDGSYELAEEDVKPAEEKAADYISVSVKDTDANPYYGAFVIQDIQVGPSPLWMRNRLIAAGIRPINNVVDITNYVLMEYGQPLHAFDYDRFGSKTVLTRRAGEGETIKTLDDQERILTPEHLVITNGEEAHAIAGVMGGAKSEVQDDTSTIILEAAYFNPSVVRQSSKDHGLRSESSTRFEKGIDPNRVERAGKRACELLQKYACGTVLDGVVSHDELDRSEKKVNVVTSVINNRLGTAITTDEMADIFRRLQFSFEQDGEEFAVSIPTRRGDITIFEDMLEEVARIYGYDNLPYTLPQGASQAGGLTLEQQLKRRVKHYFEGAGLHETITYSLTHEKKASMLVSPEVSGRANNPVGLAMPMSEDHGYLRLSMLPEILQSLSYNVARKQENLAYYEVGTVFISEEQKVTKQPDEVLRASGAITGQWVSHPWQQEKKQVDFFVVKGILEGLSKQLDLPFTYEEAKLPHMHPGRTATVAVAGKTIGFAGQVHPKLQKELGLKETYVFDVNLEELFQEYVKEETFQAIPRHPSVSRDIALVVNEQVSAGTIEETIAEAGSPLVKDVQVFDVYQGEHLPEGKKSLAYSLLYLDPLRTLKDQEVEETHNRILSAVKERHEAELRG comes from the coding sequence ATGCTTGTATCATTAAATTGGCTGCAAGAATATATAGACGTGAGTAATTACTCTCCAGAAGAGTTAGCAGAAATCATTACTAAGACAGGGATTGAAGTAGAAAGTGTTGAACCTGTGGCAGATACGGTTACAGGTGTAGTCGTTGGGCAGGTCCGTTCCTGCGAGCAGCACCCCAACGCAGACAAATTAAACCTTTGCCAAGTAGACATTGGTGAACAAACCCTGCAAATTGTTTGCGGCGCCCCGAATGTAGCTCAAGGACAAAAAGTACCTGTTGCCACACCTGGAGCCGTACTGCCAGGAGATTTCAAAATTAAGAAAACGAAATTACGTGGTGAAGAATCGAACGGGATGATTTGCTCGTTGCAGGAACTAGGCGTAGATGAAAAGGATGTTCCAAAAGAATTCACTGATGGAATTTTTGTTTTTCCGGAGGATGTTGAGGTAGGAGCCGATGCTGTATCTCTCCTTAACCTCGATGACTTGATCATTGAACTCGGTTTGACACCGAATCGTTCTGATGCTTTAAGTATGGCGGGGGTTGCATACGAAGTAGCAGCAGCGATTGATGGTTCTTATGAGCTAGCGGAAGAAGACGTAAAACCTGCTGAAGAGAAAGCGGCAGATTATATATCAGTCTCTGTAAAAGATACAGATGCCAATCCTTACTATGGAGCTTTTGTAATACAGGATATCCAGGTCGGACCCTCTCCTCTATGGATGCGTAACCGCCTCATTGCAGCAGGCATACGCCCGATTAATAATGTTGTTGACATAACGAACTATGTTTTGATGGAGTATGGTCAACCTTTACATGCTTTCGATTACGATCGCTTTGGTTCGAAAACGGTTTTGACAAGACGGGCTGGTGAAGGTGAAACGATTAAAACTTTAGACGATCAGGAACGAATACTAACACCTGAACACTTGGTGATTACTAATGGTGAAGAGGCACACGCCATTGCAGGAGTAATGGGGGGAGCGAAATCTGAAGTACAGGATGATACTTCCACCATCATTTTGGAGGCTGCTTATTTCAATCCATCTGTGGTTCGCCAATCTTCGAAGGATCATGGTTTGCGTAGTGAGTCCAGCACTAGATTCGAAAAAGGTATTGATCCTAATCGTGTTGAACGAGCGGGTAAACGTGCATGTGAACTTCTCCAGAAATATGCCTGCGGGACCGTATTAGATGGAGTAGTGAGCCATGATGAATTAGATCGCTCTGAAAAGAAGGTCAACGTAGTGACAAGTGTGATTAACAATCGGTTAGGAACAGCAATCACGACTGATGAAATGGCAGATATCTTTCGCCGTCTGCAATTTTCTTTTGAGCAAGATGGAGAAGAATTCGCCGTCTCTATTCCTACAAGACGAGGAGATATTACCATTTTTGAAGATATGCTAGAAGAAGTCGCACGTATCTATGGGTATGACAACCTCCCTTACACGTTACCACAGGGTGCTTCTCAAGCAGGTGGATTGACTCTGGAACAACAGTTGAAACGCAGAGTGAAGCATTATTTTGAAGGCGCAGGATTGCATGAAACGATTACTTACTCACTGACACATGAAAAGAAAGCATCCATGTTAGTTAGTCCAGAAGTAAGTGGCCGTGCAAATAATCCTGTCGGGTTGGCCATGCCGATGAGTGAAGATCATGGTTACCTGCGTTTAAGCATGCTTCCGGAAATATTGCAATCCCTGTCATACAATGTGGCAAGAAAGCAGGAAAATCTGGCTTATTATGAAGTAGGTACTGTTTTCATCAGTGAAGAGCAGAAGGTGACGAAACAACCCGATGAAGTGTTGCGTGCTTCTGGGGCCATAACGGGGCAATGGGTAAGCCACCCTTGGCAGCAAGAGAAAAAACAGGTCGACTTTTTCGTCGTGAAAGGTATATTGGAAGGACTCAGCAAACAGCTGGATTTACCTTTCACATACGAGGAAGCCAAACTTCCACATATGCATCCGGGCCGGACGGCTACTGTTGCTGTTGCAGGAAAAACGATAGGATTCGCGGGACAAGTTCATCCGAAGTTGCAAAAAGAGCTTGGATTGAAAGAAACCTATGTGTTTGATGTGAATTTAGAAGAACTCTTCCAAGAATATGTAAAAGAGGAAACTTTCCAGGCGATTCCTCGTCACCCATCTGTATCAAGAGATATTGCTCTGGTCGTAAATGAGCAGGTATCTGCAGGAACCATTGAGGAGACGATTGCAGAAGCTGGCTCTCCACTCGTTAAAGATGTACAGGTTTTTGATGTATATCAAGGAGAACACTTGCCAGAAGGGAAGAAATCCTTAGCTTATAGTCTTCTTTATCTCGATCCATTACGAACATTGAAGGATCAAGAGGTAGAAGAAACGCATAACCGGATTTTATCGGCTGTCAAAGAAAGGCATGAAGCAGAGTTGCGCGGCTGA
- the rnhC gene encoding ribonuclease HIII has translation MPQVVLKLPASTLEEMKKHYAKQQKADPPSHALFAAKTSNCMITAYRSGKVLFQGQNPEAEAGRWGDVTNASSQKKKKSNVNQHEFYPDDRLFQSSHIGSDEAGTGDYFGPITVAAAYVTKEQIPQLKAIGVKDSKNLSDAQITDLAKDIVSMKIPYSLLRLPNKKYNQWQRKGWSQGKMKTILHHQALTRLLEKIEPEKPAGILVDQFSEPHVYQKHLKSEKLVLQENMYFMTKAESHSIAVATGSILARSAFVKAMNQLEFDTGLPIPKGASSKVDKAGAAIIEAYGESKLEELAKVHFANTQKAKKLVK, from the coding sequence ATGCCCCAGGTTGTATTAAAATTACCCGCCTCTACTTTGGAGGAAATGAAAAAACATTACGCAAAACAACAAAAAGCGGACCCTCCTTCACATGCATTGTTCGCAGCCAAAACCAGCAACTGTATGATTACCGCTTACCGTTCCGGAAAGGTACTGTTCCAAGGGCAAAACCCTGAAGCAGAAGCGGGGAGATGGGGGGATGTGACAAACGCCTCTTCACAAAAAAAGAAAAAAAGCAATGTGAACCAACATGAATTCTACCCTGATGATAGGTTGTTCCAAAGCTCTCATATCGGTTCAGATGAAGCGGGTACAGGAGATTATTTCGGCCCCATAACCGTCGCGGCAGCATATGTTACAAAAGAACAGATTCCTCAATTGAAAGCAATCGGGGTAAAGGATTCCAAGAATTTGTCCGATGCTCAAATCACTGATTTGGCCAAAGACATTGTCTCAATGAAAATTCCGTATAGTCTCTTGCGCCTTCCGAATAAGAAATACAATCAATGGCAGCGCAAAGGATGGAGCCAAGGAAAGATGAAAACCATCCTTCACCACCAGGCCCTCACACGTCTATTAGAAAAAATCGAACCTGAAAAACCAGCTGGGATACTAGTGGACCAGTTTTCAGAACCGCATGTTTATCAAAAACATCTGAAGAGTGAAAAGTTGGTTCTTCAGGAAAATATGTATTTCATGACAAAAGCAGAAAGTCATTCCATTGCAGTGGCCACAGGATCGATCCTTGCCCGCTCAGCTTTTGTAAAAGCTATGAACCAGTTAGAGTTTGATACAGGTTTACCTATACCCAAAGGTGCTTCTTCCAAAGTGGACAAAGCTGGGGCTGCTATTATTGAAGCCTATGGTGAATCTAAACTTGAAGAGTTAGCCAAAGTCCATTTCGCTAACACACAAAAAGCAAAAAAATTAGTGAAATAA
- the zapA gene encoding cell division protein ZapA: MYVSQSDQGRKRITVEINKRSYTIVGHEEPHHIRMVSSLVDQKMREIHEANPSLDTAKLAVLTAVNTMNEYMKLKEECTELMNYIEKKEKEDN, encoded by the coding sequence ATGTATGTGTCGCAGTCAGACCAAGGAAGAAAAAGAATTACAGTGGAGATCAATAAACGGTCTTACACTATAGTTGGTCATGAGGAGCCCCATCATATCCGTATGGTATCTAGTCTGGTGGATCAGAAAATGCGTGAAATTCATGAAGCGAACCCTAGTCTAGATACGGCAAAGCTCGCCGTATTGACCGCTGTGAATACAATGAACGAATATATGAAATTGAAGGAAGAGTGTACAGAACTGATGAACTATATTGAAAAGAAAGAGAAAGAGGACAACTGA
- a CDS encoding CvpA family protein, with protein MIDLLLLFILFIGVLTGLKRGFILQLFHLIGFVIAFVLAVIYYDDLAPKLTLWVPYPELPQDSSWAVFLDDLPLEQGFYNAIAFAIIFFGAKIILHIIASMLDFVSELPILSSLNTLLGGILGFIENYVILFVLLYIAALVPLAGVQSALDGSMLAQLIVEHTPVFSEQLKTLWIEHVAG; from the coding sequence ATGATTGATTTATTGCTATTATTCATCTTATTTATCGGAGTTTTGACTGGTTTGAAAAGAGGGTTTATCCTTCAACTGTTTCATTTGATCGGTTTCGTAATAGCCTTTGTACTTGCAGTGATTTACTATGATGATCTGGCACCGAAACTGACTTTATGGGTCCCCTACCCTGAGTTGCCACAAGATTCTTCATGGGCTGTTTTCTTAGATGATCTGCCATTGGAGCAGGGTTTTTATAATGCTATTGCATTTGCCATCATATTCTTCGGAGCTAAGATCATTTTACATATTATTGCTTCGATGCTGGACTTCGTGTCAGAACTCCCGATCCTGAGTTCTTTAAATACCTTATTGGGTGGAATCCTAGGCTTCATCGAAAACTATGTCATATTGTTTGTATTATTGTACATAGCGGCACTTGTTCCACTTGCAGGTGTTCAAAGTGCTCTGGACGGGTCGATGCTTGCACAGCTGATTGTAGAACATACGCCGGTGTTTTCGGAACAGTTGAAAACATTATGGATTGAGCATGTAGCAGGCTGA
- the polX gene encoding DNA polymerase/3'-5' exonuclease PolX, which translates to MAIDKKQVIKLLEKIAVYLELKGENPFKISAYRKAAQALERDDRSLSEIEDFTKMQGIGKGTAAVIDEFLENEESDTLKQLQAEVPAGLVPLLDLPGLGGKKLAKLYKQLEVTDAESLKDALESGKVEELEGFGKKSAEKMLKALEDAHSRPERLPIAHMLPLAEKIESFLGEAQTFDRYSRAGSLRRMRETIKDLDFIIASKKPEETRDELLSYPDIKDVVASGETKVSIVVNEGYDIGIDFRIVAPEEFATTLHHFTGSKDHNVAMRQLAKQQNEKISEYGIENVESGKVKTFDSEEDFFKHFDLHFIPPEVRENYGEVDRFKEPVDLVNLKDIRGDLHMHSTWSDGAQSIKEMAERAKSKGYEYIAITDHSKFLRVANGLSEKRLRSQREEIQKVNEAMDDFHIFAGIEMDILPDGSLDFDDDFLEEMDFVIASIHSSFQQSEDKIMERLSNALENPHVNMIAHPTGRLIGRREGYAVDLEGLIQGAKRTGTILELNANPNRLDLNWEWLMKAQEEEVEIAINTDAHSYPMLDHMNIGIGAARKGWLRKSTVINTWTKQQLMEKFNIH; encoded by the coding sequence ATGGCTATTGATAAAAAACAGGTAATAAAATTATTAGAGAAAATTGCTGTCTATTTAGAATTGAAGGGGGAAAACCCTTTTAAAATATCTGCTTATCGAAAAGCTGCCCAGGCTTTAGAAAGAGATGACCGTTCACTCAGTGAAATTGAGGACTTCACTAAAATGCAAGGGATCGGTAAAGGGACAGCAGCTGTCATCGATGAATTTTTAGAGAATGAAGAGTCTGATACTTTAAAACAGTTACAAGCAGAGGTTCCGGCAGGTCTTGTTCCTTTACTTGACCTCCCAGGGCTTGGCGGAAAGAAATTGGCCAAGCTCTATAAGCAATTAGAAGTGACAGATGCCGAATCACTGAAAGACGCCTTAGAGAGCGGAAAAGTAGAAGAGCTTGAAGGTTTCGGTAAAAAGTCTGCTGAGAAAATGTTGAAAGCATTAGAAGATGCTCATTCCAGACCTGAGCGTCTGCCCATTGCTCACATGCTGCCATTAGCTGAAAAGATCGAATCGTTCTTGGGAGAGGCTCAAACTTTCGACCGCTATTCAAGAGCCGGAAGTTTACGACGGATGCGTGAAACGATCAAAGATCTTGATTTTATCATTGCATCAAAAAAACCTGAGGAGACAAGGGACGAATTGCTATCTTATCCAGATATCAAGGATGTAGTCGCCTCAGGGGAAACGAAAGTGTCGATTGTCGTCAATGAAGGCTATGATATCGGCATTGATTTCCGCATCGTAGCACCTGAAGAATTTGCTACGACACTGCATCATTTTACAGGTTCAAAAGATCATAATGTTGCCATGAGACAGCTTGCAAAGCAGCAAAATGAAAAAATAAGTGAATATGGAATCGAGAATGTAGAAAGTGGGAAAGTCAAAACCTTTGATAGCGAAGAAGATTTCTTTAAACACTTCGACCTTCATTTCATTCCTCCAGAGGTGAGAGAAAATTATGGAGAAGTAGATAGGTTCAAAGAACCTGTCGATTTAGTTAATTTGAAAGATATTCGTGGAGATCTCCATATGCACTCAACGTGGAGTGATGGAGCGCAGTCCATAAAAGAGATGGCAGAGCGTGCAAAATCGAAGGGGTATGAGTATATCGCCATTACGGACCACTCTAAATTTTTGCGTGTAGCTAATGGATTAAGTGAAAAGCGTCTTCGCTCACAACGTGAAGAGATACAAAAAGTTAATGAAGCGATGGATGACTTCCATATTTTTGCTGGCATAGAAATGGATATTCTTCCTGATGGAAGCCTGGACTTTGATGACGATTTCTTAGAAGAAATGGATTTTGTAATCGCATCTATTCATTCAAGTTTCCAACAGTCAGAAGATAAAATAATGGAGCGATTGTCAAACGCTTTAGAAAATCCGCATGTGAATATGATCGCGCACCCTACCGGTAGGTTGATCGGACGTAGAGAAGGATATGCCGTTGATTTAGAAGGCTTGATTCAAGGCGCGAAGCGGACAGGGACGATTCTTGAGCTTAATGCCAATCCGAATCGCTTGGACTTGAACTGGGAATGGTTGATGAAGGCCCAGGAAGAAGAGGTTGAAATAGCAATTAACACAGATGCCCACAGTTATCCAATGCTTGACCACATGAATATAGGAATAGGTGCAGCCCGCAAAGGGTGGTTGAGGAAAAGCACGGTAATAAACACATGGACCAAACAACAGTTAATGGAAAAATTCAACATTCATTAA
- a CDS encoding endonuclease MutS2: MNQRILHVLEFKKIIEQLNAQTASSLGKEKTAGLKPSSDIDQVRKWQMETDEAAQVLRLKGHVPLGGIFDIKPSLKRTTIGGVLSAMECLDIASTIYGGRQLKRFVEDMDEPEMPILREMITGIVPMKDLENDIRNCIDENGGVMDGASERLRSIRSKIRTYESRVRDKMDAFTKSKAKMLSDAIVTIRNERYVLPVKQEYRGSIGGIVHDQSSSGATLFIEPQTVVDLNNQLQESRVQEKNEVEKILKDLSETIAENHQTLYENVEVLGHIDFMFARAKLSKLMRASMPNMNNEGRIKMKQARHPLIPADEVVPNDIELGEDYSSIVITGPNTGGKTVALKLVGLFTLMAQSGLQVPALDGCELAVFDEVYADIGDEQSIEQSLSTFSSHMTNIVDILKQVDHNSLVLFDELGAGTDPQEGAALAMSILDEVVQRDARVIATTHYPELKAYGYNRPGVINASVEFDIQTLRPTYRLLIGVPGRSNAFEISRRLGLDEAVINSAKSHIGVDSQSVENMIASLEDSKREAEQDYNEAERLLQEAEDLRNELKVKWNQFEEQREKLYEKAEAKAEKAIRQAREEAESIVGEIRNMKSQAQMKEHEWIEARKMFEEAQPELAKKKQKSPAPKRDTQELNTGDEVKLLTLNQQGTIVDKTGKNEYQVQVGVMKVKAKRKELEFVKAKQPYKEKPMATVKGKSFHVKTELDLRGERYEDALNKLEKYIDDALLAGYPTVSIIHGKGTGALRTAVQNFAKNHRNISSHRAGGMNEGGSGVTVLELR, translated from the coding sequence ATGAATCAACGCATCCTTCATGTATTAGAATTCAAAAAAATCATAGAGCAATTAAATGCACAAACTGCATCGTCTTTAGGGAAAGAAAAGACAGCAGGTCTGAAACCCTCCTCTGATATAGACCAGGTTCGTAAATGGCAAATGGAAACAGACGAAGCTGCACAAGTGTTACGTTTGAAAGGACATGTTCCACTAGGCGGAATTTTTGATATTAAGCCGAGTTTGAAACGGACAACCATTGGCGGGGTTCTGAGTGCGATGGAATGCCTGGATATTGCAAGTACCATATATGGCGGCAGGCAGTTGAAAAGGTTTGTGGAAGATATGGATGAACCTGAAATGCCGATTCTGAGGGAAATGATCACAGGAATCGTACCAATGAAGGATCTCGAAAACGATATTAGAAATTGTATTGATGAGAATGGTGGAGTGATGGATGGTGCTTCTGAGAGATTGAGGTCAATCCGCTCCAAAATCCGTACCTATGAAAGTCGTGTCAGGGATAAGATGGATGCTTTTACAAAGTCGAAGGCAAAAATGCTTTCAGATGCCATCGTAACTATTCGTAACGAACGATATGTCCTCCCTGTTAAACAAGAATACAGGGGATCGATCGGTGGTATCGTTCATGATCAATCGTCTTCTGGTGCTACACTTTTCATAGAACCGCAGACAGTTGTCGATTTGAACAACCAACTTCAAGAATCCCGAGTACAGGAAAAGAACGAAGTGGAAAAGATTTTAAAGGATCTTTCTGAGACCATTGCAGAAAATCATCAAACCTTATATGAAAATGTCGAAGTTTTAGGCCATATCGATTTCATGTTTGCAAGAGCGAAACTGAGTAAGCTCATGAGAGCTTCGATGCCAAACATGAACAACGAAGGCCGAATTAAGATGAAACAAGCTCGACACCCTTTGATCCCTGCAGATGAAGTGGTCCCGAATGATATCGAGCTCGGCGAAGATTATTCATCGATAGTCATCACAGGTCCTAACACAGGTGGTAAAACAGTTGCATTGAAATTGGTGGGTTTGTTTACTTTGATGGCCCAATCCGGGCTGCAAGTTCCTGCCTTGGACGGTTGTGAGCTAGCTGTATTCGATGAGGTATACGCTGATATCGGCGATGAGCAATCCATTGAGCAGAGCTTGTCCACCTTTTCTTCCCATATGACAAACATCGTTGATATCTTAAAACAGGTCGACCATAACTCACTTGTGCTATTTGATGAATTAGGAGCAGGAACGGATCCTCAAGAGGGTGCCGCGCTAGCTATGTCCATTTTGGATGAAGTAGTGCAAAGGGATGCAAGAGTTATTGCAACAACTCACTACCCTGAACTGAAAGCCTATGGGTACAATCGCCCAGGAGTCATCAATGCTTCTGTTGAATTTGACATCCAAACTCTCAGACCGACATACCGTTTGCTTATCGGAGTGCCAGGGCGCAGTAATGCATTTGAAATATCCAGGAGGCTGGGGTTGGATGAAGCTGTTATCAACTCTGCTAAAAGTCACATTGGTGTCGACTCTCAAAGTGTCGAAAATATGATTGCGTCCTTGGAAGACTCCAAACGGGAAGCTGAACAGGATTATAATGAAGCTGAGCGTCTCCTTCAGGAAGCTGAAGATCTGAGAAATGAATTGAAGGTCAAGTGGAATCAGTTTGAAGAGCAGCGTGAGAAGCTTTACGAGAAAGCGGAAGCAAAAGCAGAAAAGGCGATTCGACAAGCAAGAGAAGAAGCGGAAAGCATTGTTGGTGAAATCCGTAACATGAAATCACAGGCACAAATGAAAGAGCATGAGTGGATTGAAGCCCGTAAAATGTTTGAAGAAGCTCAGCCGGAATTAGCTAAAAAGAAACAGAAGTCTCCGGCACCTAAGAGAGATACTCAAGAACTGAACACTGGTGATGAAGTGAAGCTGCTCACATTGAATCAACAAGGAACCATTGTTGATAAGACAGGTAAGAATGAGTATCAGGTACAAGTAGGCGTTATGAAGGTGAAAGCAAAACGTAAAGAACTTGAGTTCGTAAAAGCAAAACAGCCATATAAAGAGAAGCCGATGGCGACTGTAAAAGGGAAGAGCTTTCATGTGAAAACAGAGCTCGACCTTCGAGGAGAACGATATGAAGATGCTTTGAACAAATTAGAGAAGTACATTGATGACGCGTTGCTTGCTGGTTATCCTACAGTTTCCATCATCCACGGAAAAGGAACAGGAGCACTGAGAACAGCCGTCCAAAATTTCGCTAAGAACCATCGGAATATCTCCAGCCACCGTGCCGGGGGAATGAATGAAGGTGGAAGTGGAGTTACTGTATTAGAACTCCGTTAA
- a CDS encoding DUF350 domain-containing protein: MSVFWEYTLVETAARYSVVVLCLIVFMAVFEIVTSYNNWEEIKKGNIAVAMATGGKIFGIANIFRFSIEHNDSLIQTMGWGLYGFVLLLFGYFIFEFLTPSFKIDKEIAADNRAVGFISLIISVGLSYVIGANII, from the coding sequence ATGAGTGTTTTTTGGGAATATACGTTAGTCGAAACAGCTGCACGCTACAGTGTCGTAGTCCTTTGTCTCATCGTTTTCATGGCAGTTTTCGAAATCGTGACTTCATATAACAATTGGGAAGAAATAAAAAAAGGAAATATTGCAGTAGCTATGGCTACCGGAGGTAAGATATTCGGAATCGCTAATATTTTTCGTTTTTCGATTGAACATAATGATTCACTCATTCAAACGATGGGGTGGGGGTTATATGGTTTCGTCCTTCTGTTATTTGGCTATTTCATTTTTGAATTTCTAACCCCTTCTTTTAAAATCGATAAGGAAATAGCGGCTGATAACCGGGCGGTCGGATTTATATCGTTAATCATATCTGTAGGACTTTCTTATGTGATTGGAGCGAATATCATTTAA
- a CDS encoding long-chain-fatty-acid--CoA ligase codes for MTTFQRPWHKHYPPEVPVSLEYDNRPLHDYLKASAEVYGKKKALYFMGKELTYEELYDQAQSLASYLQSLGLEKGDRVSIMLPNCPQSVIAYYGVLMAGGIVVQTNPLYMERELEYQLNDSGTKMIICLDVLYPKAANVKPDTSLEHIIVTGIKDYLPFPKNKIYPFIQKRQYQVLVKPEQSTDTHLWTHMLKTSSGDVKPVEIDPLEDLALLQYTGGTTGFPKGVMLTHYNLVVNTQMSKKWLYKCKDGEETVLAILPFFHVYGMTSVMNLSVMMGNRMVLMPKFEPEDVLKVIEKQRPTLFPGAPTIYIALLNHPDLKKYDLSSIEACISGSAPLPVEVQERFEEVTGGKLVEGYGLTETSPVTHSNFVWGQRVSGSIGVPWPDTDAKIFKMETDEESDHGEIGEIVVKGPQVMRGYWNKPEETAQVLSEDGWFRTGDMGYMNEDGYFYIVDRKKDMIIAGGYNIYPREVEEVLYEHSEIQEAVIVGVPDPYRGETVKAFIVKKQGSDITEDELNEYCRKNMAAFKVPRLYEFRNELPKTAVGKILRRTLIEEEKQKYEESESVQ; via the coding sequence ATGACAACCTTTCAACGTCCATGGCATAAGCATTACCCACCAGAAGTCCCAGTCAGCCTGGAATACGATAATCGTCCATTGCACGATTATTTGAAAGCGAGTGCAGAAGTTTACGGTAAAAAGAAAGCGCTTTATTTTATGGGGAAAGAGCTTACCTATGAGGAATTGTACGACCAGGCACAGTCCCTCGCCAGTTATCTGCAGAGTTTAGGCTTAGAAAAAGGTGACCGTGTTTCGATTATGCTTCCCAACTGTCCACAGTCCGTCATCGCTTATTATGGAGTGCTGATGGCTGGTGGAATCGTCGTTCAGACAAACCCATTGTATATGGAAAGGGAATTGGAGTATCAATTGAATGATTCGGGTACCAAGATGATCATTTGTTTGGATGTCCTTTATCCGAAGGCGGCGAATGTGAAACCAGACACGTCCCTAGAACACATCATTGTGACAGGTATTAAAGATTACCTGCCGTTTCCTAAAAACAAAATTTACCCGTTTATTCAAAAAAGGCAATATCAAGTGCTTGTTAAACCAGAACAATCTACAGATACACATTTATGGACACACATGTTGAAAACAAGCAGTGGAGATGTAAAGCCTGTTGAAATCGATCCTCTGGAAGACTTGGCTCTTCTACAATACACTGGAGGTACCACCGGTTTTCCGAAGGGTGTAATGCTTACACACTACAATTTAGTCGTAAATACCCAAATGTCTAAGAAATGGTTGTACAAATGTAAAGATGGTGAAGAAACTGTTTTAGCCATCCTTCCCTTTTTCCATGTATATGGTATGACATCTGTTATGAATTTGTCGGTCATGATGGGGAATCGAATGGTGCTTATGCCGAAATTCGAACCTGAAGACGTTTTGAAAGTGATTGAAAAACAACGTCCCACTTTGTTCCCAGGAGCCCCGACCATTTATATTGCCCTGTTGAATCATCCAGACTTAAAGAAATATGATTTATCTTCTATAGAAGCGTGCATCAGTGGTTCAGCGCCATTACCAGTCGAAGTACAAGAACGATTTGAAGAAGTGACCGGCGGAAAACTTGTAGAAGGATATGGGCTTACAGAAACTTCCCCTGTTACCCATTCCAATTTTGTATGGGGGCAAAGAGTCAGTGGCAGCATAGGAGTTCCATGGCCTGACACAGATGCAAAGATTTTCAAAATGGAAACGGATGAAGAATCCGATCACGGTGAAATCGGCGAAATCGTTGTTAAAGGTCCTCAAGTAATGAGGGGTTATTGGAACAAGCCTGAGGAAACAGCCCAGGTATTAAGTGAGGACGGCTGGTTCAGGACTGGAGATATGGGTTATATGAATGAAGATGGTTATTTCTATATAGTTGACCGTAAAAAGGATATGATCATTGCTGGTGGCTATAACATTTATCCACGAGAGGTTGAGGAAGTCCTTTATGAGCATTCGGAAATACAGGAAGCGGTCATTGTCGGTGTACCTGATCCATATCGTGGCGAGACAGTAAAAGCTTTCATCGTCAAAAAGCAAGGCAGTGATATTACAGAAGATGAGTTGAATGAATATTGCCGGAAGAATATGGCAGCCTTCAAAGTCCCTCGTCTTTACGAATTCCGTAATGAGTTACCTAAAACTGCTGTTGGTAAAATTCTTCGCCGCACATTAATTGAGGAAGAAAAACAGAAGTATGAGGAGTCTGAGAGTGTTCAGTAG